The DNA segment GCGTATGCGTACGATCCAGCGGCACTTCTTGTGGATTCCAGAATATTCATCCCATTTCCCTTATGTTTTTCTAATTTATTATGATTTTGCGTTGCGCAATCGTTGCGCGGCGTTCCACGCATCCGATCTGATTCTCTAACGGCGCACCTGATTCGATGCCTAGTTCGGGCGAGGCGCACCATCCGCGCATGCCGCATCGATCCGCTGCAGCGGCTGCATCGCCGAAGGAGGCCGGCGGCCGCGCGGGCGGACTCAATCGCGCGTTCAACTGACGGTATGCCCTTCGCCGCGACGGCATGCGGCAGACGGCGCGGACAGTCCGCGCTACTGGTAATCCACCAGCACGGCCATCATGCCGGAAATCGTGCCGGGAGTGACCGTCGCTTCGGTTTGAATGTAGCGTGCGTTCATCGGGACCGAGTACGAGCCGCCGGTCGAGGCGCTATATGCGGCGAGCGGCAGCCGTTGATTGAACGTCGCGGGGGCGCCGTCCTTGCCGGTGATCTGGATCGCCACGCCCTTTGCCGTCGTGCCGCCGGCGACCGGCAGCGCGCCGGCGAAGGCGGGCGCCGCGCCTCCGGTCGGGCTGAGTGTATAACCGATGCGCGCGAAGCCGGGTGGGCAGTTGTTGAAGCGAAGCTCGAACCCCTTGGTGCCCGACATGTCGCCGGTCGATCCCACGCCCTTGAGCTTGTGCACGACCATGGCGGGCAGCGCGACGCTTTGATCCGGTGTCGAACAGGTGCCGTTGATCAGCCTGACGGTGGCCTTCAGAACAATGCTGAGACCGGGGTGGCTCGCATAGCATGCGCTACCAGATATTGGCACATCGTAGGGCACGCACAAACTGAAATAGCCCGGGCGGCCGTTTTGCTGGCCCGCGAGGCTGCCGGCCGACAGTGGGCGAGCGTCGCGCACCAGTTGCACTTCCAGCGGCGATCTGAGGATTAAGGTGTTGCCAGTTTTGTGGCCGAACGAGGAGACGGGCTGGCCGTTGATCAGCAGGCGAGTCGAGATGCCCGATACGTTGGTCACGATCAACGGTCCGGGATTGAGTGTACTCGCGCCGTTCGGCCAGAGCGATACCGCAGCAACCGCGCACGACGGCGATGCGCCGCAGAATTGACTCACCGGAATCGTGTAGCGGCTGATCACGGTGCCTGCCGGCAAGGTGCTCGGCAGGTTAAGCGTCGCTCCAAACGCCGTCATGTCGGTCGTCGCAAGTGCTTTCGGCGAAATCGACGCGACAACGACAAGAACGAATGCCGGGATCAGGCGCGCGGTAAGACCCCGGGGGATTTGATGAAACTGTTGCATGGCAGGAATTTTTACCTCCGGTAAGCGAGGGAACATCTCTCGCTCCCATGCCGCGCCTCGATTCGGGTCACGCTTTGTACTATCGGGACTCGCGAGCTTGATCCGGGACGCCTGCGCATGGGCTGCCGCCTGGAATACAAGCGCCAGCCGCAGGAGCCATTTCGACAGCCTGTTCGCGTATGCATATGATCCGGCGGCACTTCCTGGCGCTTCCAGAATATTCATCCCGATTTCTCTCAATTCCTGCGATTTTGCGTTGCTCAAGCGTTGCGCGGCATCCCGCGTATCCGATCCGATTTTTAGCGGCGCACCTGATTCGATGCATAGTTCGGGCGAGGCGCACGATCCGCGCTACTGGTAGTCCACCAGCACGGACATCATGCCGGAAATCGTGCCGGGAGTGACCGTCGCTTCGGTTTGAATGTAGCGTGCGTTCATCGGGACCGAGTACGAGCCGCCGGTCGAGGAGCTATACGCGGCGAGCGGCAGCCGTTGGTTGAACGTCGCGGGCGCGCCGTCCTTGCCGGTGATCTGGATCGCCACGCCCTTTGCCGTCGTGCCGCCGTCGACCGGCAGCGCGCCGGCGAAGGCGGGCGCCGTGCCTGCGGTCGGGCTGAGTACATAGCCGATGCGAGCGAAGCCGGGTGGGCAGTTGTTGAAGCGAAGCTCGAACCCCTTCGTGCCCGACATGTCGCCGGTCGATCCCACGCCCTTGAGCTTGTGCACGACCATGGGAGGCAGCGTAACGCTTTGATCCGGTGTCGAACAGGTGCCGTTGATCAGCCTGATGGTGGCCTTCAGAACAATGGCGAAACCGGGGTGGCCAAACAGGCATGCCTGGCCAGGGTTTGCCCAAACGTAGGGCAAGCACAGACCGAAATAGCCCGGGTTGCCGTTTTGCTGGCCCGCGAGGCTGCCGGGCGACAGTGGGCGGCCGTCGCGCACGAGTTGCACTTCAAGCGGCGAATTGGCGATGACTGTGGCGCCGGTTTTGTAGTCGAACCTGGAGACGGGCCGGCCGTTCATCAGCAGGCGACTCGAGATGCCCGATACGTTGGTCTCGATTAACGGTCCGGAATGGATTGTACTTCCACCGTTCGGCCAGAGCGATATCGCAGCAATCTCGCACGACGGCAATGCGCCGCAGAGTTGACTCAACGCAATCGTGTAGCGGCTGATCACGGTGCCTTCCGGCAAAGTGCTTGGCAGGTTCAGCGTCGTTCCAAACGCCGTCAGGTCGGTCATCGCAAGTGCTTTCGGCGAAATCGACGCGACAACGACAAGAACGCATGCCGGGATCAGATGCGCGGTAAGACCTTGGGGGATTTGAGGGAACCGTTGCATGGCCGGAATTTTTACCTTCGGCAGGCGAGGGAACATCTCTCCCTCCCATACCGCGCCTCGATTCGGGTCACGCTTTGTACTATCGGGACTCGCGGGCTTGATCCGGGACGCCGGCGCATGGGCCGCCGCCTGGAATGCACGCGCCCGCCACAGGAACCATGTCGACAGTCTCTTCGCGTATGGGTGCGAGCCACCGGCACTTCCTGGAGCTTCCAGAATATTCATCCCGATTTCTCTCAATTCCTGTGATCTTGCGTTGCTCAAGCGTGGCGCGGCATCCCGCGCACCCGATCCGATGTTTAGCGGCGCACCTGATTCGAGGCATAGTTCGGGCGAGTCGCACCATCCGCGCAGGCCGCATCGATCCGCTGCAGCGGCTGCAGCCCCTTTTGCTTCTTTCGCTCCGGCAGGTTGTAGGGGACATGGCATACCGACGATTCGTCCTTGCCCCACCTGACGGTCAGTTCGCCTTGCGATTCCAGGCCGCGCGCGAAGATCTTGCCCATCTGGCCGACCGAGCCGACTTCCTTGCCGCGCTCGTTGAGCACCGTGGCGCCAAACGGGAGCGGCTGGCCATTCGGCCGCCGAGGCTGGATCAGCGCGGAGCGCCCGGATTCCGTGGCGAACTTCAGCATCGGGACCGAGCCCGCCAGCGGCGCCACGCGCTGGCTCGTTTCCTTGAGTTCCACATCGGTCGACAACCCCTTCGGGTCCAGCTCGACCGTGTTCATGTTGAACGGCGTGAGGTACGGCACGATCGCGTAGCCCCGGCTATCGATCCGCACGCCCGACGCATTCGTCACGCGCGCGCCTTCCGCTCCCGGTGCTTCGACAATCGCGAAGGTTTCCGAAAGCGGCTGCGACAGCGTGATCCCGCCGGGATGCCCGACCATGGCGCCGCGTGCCGAGACGGAGGCCTGCTGGTAATCCGCACCTCCGCTCACGCTCGCGCCGAGTTCGACGTTCGGGGCCCGGTACATCACGTTGGCGCCACCAGTGGTCGTCGAGCCGCCTCTGCCGTTCGCGTGATTGGCGTTCAGGCCGTAGGAGAGATTGTTGTCCACGCCGGACGACCCGGAGACCGACGATTGCAGCTGGGTGCGTCCGGCGGTATCGCGCAGCAAGCTTCCGGTGACCGTGCCCGGCGTCTTCCCGCCCAGCGGAATCGTCAGGCCGACGTAGTACAGCGTGCTCATCTGCCCGCCGGAGTTGCGCTGGCGCGTGGCGGAAACACTGTAGGAGAGATTCTTGTAGGCATTGCTGTAGCCCACCGAATAGCTCACATCCGAGCCGCTGCGGTTCCAGTATGTCGCCGTGGACGCGGTGGCATTGAGGTTGCCGCCGCGCTCGCCGAGCCGCTGGTTGAGTGTCAGCGACGCGCGATTGCGTTGCCGGTAGACCGTGTCGATCGACAGGCCGCGCTCGGCCTGCTCGCGGGCGAGCATGGCGTCGTTGAGCCCGAAGAAGCCGGCCGTGGAATAACGGTAGGCTGCGATCGAGATGTTGGTGCCGGTCGCCACCACGTTTTTCGCATAGCTCACCCGCACACTGGAGCCGTCGAAGCGCTTCACGCCCGGGATCGAGGTGCGGGCCTGCGTGACGTCCGCCCCGAGCGCGCCGTATGAGGTGTTCAACACGCCGCCGGCCATCACCGACACGTAGCCTTCGGCCACGGTGATGCCGCCGTAGCCGGTCAGCAGGTTGGTGAAGCCGTGCTGCCAGGTGCCCTGGGTGAAGAGCGGGTTCTTCGAGCTCTGCTGATTGCGCACCGCACCCGCCACCACGCTGTAGCGGCTGGTGCCAGGACGCAGCGACAGCGGCACGGCCGCATACGGCACGGAGAACGAATGCACGGAACCGTCCGCTTCCGTGACGGTAACGCGCAGGTCGCCGCCGTACCCGGTCGGGTAGAGATCGTCGATCTCGAACGCACCGGGTGCGACCGTGGTCTCGTAGAGCTTGACGCCGTTCTGCGAAATCGAGACTCTCGCATTGCTGTTGGCCACGCCGCGCACGACCGGCGCGTAACCGCGCAACGAATCCGGCAGCATCCGGTCGTCCGAGGCAATGCGCACCCCGCGGAACTGGGTGGAGTCGAACAGGTCCCCCGAGGTATAGGACTCGCCGATGATGAGTTGCGACGACAACGATGGCAGGTTGCGTTGCAGATAGGTGGCGACGTTCTGGTACTTCTGGCGTCCTTTATCGTCCAGGTTATACGACCCGTCGTGACGGAAATGCCAGCTCCCCAGGTTGGCGCCGATATTCAGGCCCAGGTATCCCTGGGTCTGCGCATTGCCGCCCTGGCTCTTGGTGCTGTAGACGTTGGCGTTGTAGCCGACCATGCCGACGGGGACGCCGGCATCCCACTGGTCGGGGCTCACGTATCCGCGCGCGTTGCGAACGAGCGAAATCTGCGGAATGCTGAGATTGAGCCGCTGCTCGCCGAAATCGAAACTGGTGCTCGCGTCCGGAATGGCCTGCCCGAGGCGAACGCAGGCATCCGGATCGGCGAAGGTGGCCTTCACATGGTGAGGCAACTTGCCAAGATTGACGCCCGCCTGCTTCAGCAGCGCTTCATTGAAGCAAGGCTGGGCATCCGCGGAACCGGTTACGGCCTTGAACGGCACACTGGCGCGGCCCACCCAGTTTTGCTCGACATAGATATCGACGCTGTATGTTCCAGGCGGGACGATATTGCTGCGCTGGAACTTCGACAGATCCACGGTGCCGCCGCTGTTGTTGAGAAAACCGCTCTCGAACTCAAGGGGCGTGGACTGGGCTTGTGCGATTTGAAACGGCTCGGGCGTGCCACCATCAGCGTTCGCATTGCTCTGCCAGCCGGCCAGGCCGGTCAGGAGCAAAGCGCATATTGGCCGCAACTGCGGCATGTGGCCAATATCGGAATTCGGACGCTGAATCGGCGGCATACAAAACACTCCTGGAGCAATTCATCAGGCGATCATGGATCGGACCACGCCATCGGATCTACGGTCCGAACTTGCCGCCCGACTTCGGTACGTGGCGCATGGATGCGCAACGCTTGCTTGTGTGGGATTTCTGATTGGCCAGCAGTGCGGCTGGCCCGGATGCGCTGGCCGCGCTAACCGGCCAGGCTAGTGCCGCGGGTCGATGGCGACGGGCACTTGCGCATTCTTGTTGCCGCCCCAGTCGTCGATGCTGCTGAACTCGACCGTCGCATCCGCGGCGGGCGCCGATTCCAGCCCCGTGATCGGGAATTTCTGCGACGCGCCGGGGAGTACATAGCCCATGCCTGCGTCGAACGTTTTCCCGCCCATCTTCAACTGGACACTGCCGAGGCTGACGACATAAGGACTGGGGTTGACGGTCTTCAGGACATACTGGTTGGCTTCGGGGTCCCTGGCGATGTGCCACTTGAGCAGTGCCGGGGCTTCCTCGGCTTTACCCGGCAGTCCCTGCGGCCGGTACATCATTTTGATCCGCGTGCGAAAGGCAACCTGAAGGCGGTTGCGTTCGTCTTCGGCGGCCGGCTTCGGGGGGACGTCCAGGACGTTGATCCAGAACAGCGATTCCTTGTCGGTCGGCAACGGCTCGTTCGTATAGATGATGCGCAGGGTCTGGCCCTTGCCGGGCTCAACGCGGAACATGGTCGGCGTGAGCGTGAACGGCACGTCGATCTTGTCAGGTGAATCATTCTCGGTCCCGGTATCGATCCACGTCTGCACCAGGGAGGGGAGGCGGCCGTCATTCGTGACCTTGAGGGTCATTTCGCGCTCTTGCGAGGGAAAGACGAGGCGCGTGCCCGAGACGACGACGGCTGCGGCGGCCGTTGTCGCGATCGATGCGCAGGCAATCGATGCGGAAACCAGCGCCATCATCCTCGATAACTTCGACTTCGGAATGCTGAGTGTCATATGCGTGTCCTTTGCGTTGATACCTCCTGTCGCAAGCCGCCGGCCGGAGCCGGCCGGGCGGCTTGCAAGCTGGTACGTCAATCCCTGTAGATCAGAGATTCGTCCTTGCGCTTAGGGGTACATCAGGGTGTATTGCACGAACGAGTTCGCGCTACCCGCCGTTGCCACGCCAGTCGCCGTGTACTCGGCGGCGTAGCTCAGCTTCGCGATGCCGGTCGTGCCATCGATGTCCACGATCTGCGAGTTCTGGTCGGTGCTGGCCGCGCCCACCTTGATCGGCAGGGACTGATCGTTCAGGATGCCGATTTCCACGTTGGCAGCGGCGTCGGCGCCCTGCAGCTTCAGACGGCCGGTGTCGGCGTTGACGGTCGTGCCGGGTTCGAAGGAAACAGCGACCTTGGTGGGCGCATCCTTGGAGACGGTGCAGCCCGTCAGCGAGAGGACGAACGGCGTACGGCCGGCAGTGGCGCCCGCCTTGGCCAGCGTGCTGGTGCTCACCTTGGGCAGCGCTACGGCCAGATCGTTGGTGCCGCCGTTGATCTTGCAGGTGGAGGCGATCACGCTGCCGGTGAAGTTGATCATGCCGTCAGCAGCTTGTGCCGAGCCAGCCGCGGTCATCAGGCCAGCCGTTGCCAGGGTGATTGCCAGAATTTTCGTTTTCATTTTCAAGTTTCCTCTCGGAGGTTAGTAAAAGCAAGTTTCAAAGGCTGCTTGATACGCATGGCCACTCAGCAATATCGCGAGTGAATGGCATTGCATTCATGCAAGGTTAGAGGCTGCACACTCATTAATGAGTGATTGCCTCGGTACAGGGCGGCTTACAGCCGGTACTGCGGGCGACCCGGTATCAGGGAAGCCAGCCGGAAGATGCGCGATCGCTGCTGCGACTGCGATCAATCAATGCTGGCTATGATTAATGTCATGGCCATACTTGATGAGATCGACATTGCTCTTTATTCCGAGCTTTCGCATGGCACTCATCTTCTGGCAGCTGATTGTCTGTTTGCCCTTCTTGAGAAGGACTGCAATTTCACCGACGGTCATGCCCGATATATAGAGGCGCATCACCTCGGTTTCACGGGCCGAAAGCGGCTGTGACCGATCTATGTTGGACTGCAGGCAAGCCAGCGCCAGGCGGACCCGTGGAGAAATATACTGCCCGCCGGAAGCGCTGACATGAATGGCAGTGATTACCTCTGTTGCATCGTCATGCCGACCCACGATGGCGGAGACGCCAAGGGCCAGGACAGACTTGATGATGGCGGGCTGCTTGTGCCTCGTCAGGATAACAATCTTTGCATTTGGGTGAAGGCGGCGAAGGCGGGATACATAAGACAGCCCATCAGCACCATCACCATATTCATCTCCACGAATGGAGTAGTTCGTTACAACAACATCACAATCGGTATCAGACAAAGCACCGAATAGTTCGGATGACGATTCACACGACGCCAGGACGTTTATCGTCGAAATAGAATTGAGTGCGCATTTCAATCCATCCAGTATCAATGGGGTGTCGTCGGCGATCACCACGTTTATGTTTAACTTACGCATTCTAACCATGGACCCTTTGTTTGCTGATTGTCTGGTTATCCCCTATTTCGATGGCGGCGTGTGGCGTTGCAATATGTGTATCTTGTACGATTCTTGGGCCAAGATACATAGGACATGTACGAAATTTTCAGAAATTAATAGGACAAGTCCTAATCTTTGCAGTTGTTGACATTCAGGCGGCAGCGCCAGGGGAGGCGGTCGCGCCACGGATTGTCACAGTCTTTACGGCTCAAGGGGCGGTGGCGGCGGCAGGCTGCGGCGCCATGCGCCGCATCAGCTTGCGCGGAAGAAGCGCGCGATGGCGTCTCGCTGGATGGCGGGCGATATCAGAAAGCCTTGCGCCCGGTGGCAGCCAAATTCCTGGAGAAGCCGTAGTTGGGCTTCGGTCTCCACGCCTTCCGCCACAACGGTCAGGCCCATCTTGCGCCCGAGCTGCACCACGCTCGAAAGGGCGGCACGGAAGGCATCGATCATGATGGCGTCCTTGATCATGGACCCGTCCAGCTTCAGCTCCGTGAAAGGTGTCGCCACCAGTCTGTAGAACGAGCTGAAACCACTGCTGAAATCATCCTGGGCCAGGCCAAAGCCGTGCATGCGCAGCCGGCATGCGCCCGCGTAGTAGTTGCTTTCCTGCGCCTCCATGGAGTCTTCGGTCAACTCGAAGCAGATGCGCCGCGGATCGCCATTGGCCGCTTTTACCTGCGCATGCAAGCGATCGGGAAGTTCCGGGTCATCCAGCAGCCTGGTCGTCAGGTTCACGGAGACGGCGATATCCAGGCCGGCGGCCATCCAATCTTGTTGTGCGGCGAGTGTCTGTGCCAGCATGGTCTGCAGCAAGCGGTCCTCAAGCCCTTCGCGCTCAATGGCGGACAGGAAGGCGCCAGGCAGCAGCAAGCCGAATTTCGGATGTTCCCAACGTGCCAGCGCCTCCGCGGCATGGCCCAGGTCATCGACCAGTGCGTACTTTGGCTGGAACCACGCTTGCATTTCGCCGTTTTCCATCGCGGCGATCAGGGCATTGCGGTGAAATTCCAGGGTGTTGCCGGGCAGGGCGGGACGTACACGCTTCACGCTCTCGCTGTACGCGCCAAGCGCTGCATTCACGCCTTGCTGGGTGAGCGGCTTCGGCAACGTTGCCATCACCGGGATGCCCCGCGACTCGGCGACCTTGCGGGCGCCGACCAGTATCGGCCGCGGCGCGGTGCTTGTGATGACCAGCGCCGGCGCGAGCGCGGACACAGGCAGGCTCTGGATGATCTGGATGCCGTCGACGCCGGCGACATTGAGGCCGGTGACAACCAGGTCAAAAGGGCATTCGCCCAGGCGCTGCAAGGCTTTGGCTCCGTCGGTGCAGCCTTCCACATGATGTTCGCCCTGGCCGGCGAACATTTGCATTGTGGTGAAGAGGTGCCGCGGATTCTCTTCCACGACCAGGATGCGATGACGGCGCGCGCTGTCCGGGCCTATTGGCTTATCGCGGGAACGCGCGCCTGGGGAGCCATGGAGCAGGGCTTGATGCGGAGCGAGGGTGCTGAGAAATCCTTTCATGCCCACAGGATAAAAGGATGGTTGGCATTACTGAATAGGACGAGTATGAAAGTAGCGCCTCGGGTGAAAGAAATCGACGCGCCAGTCGTGCTCGGCCGCCAATTGGGAGGGCGTCGGCGCGGATGGTATACCATCTGCAAAGTCTACTTCGCACTTGCAGGCGGGAAAGTGATCGAAGGGTATCATTGCGACCGGGGTCGAAACCCTGGCGCCGTGTGGACCAGGAACTGTCCGTGGTGACGTTGCACTCTTTGCCATTGGCATCTTGGGGTCTTGTGCAACTTTCTACAAGCGTGGGCTTGATGGATGACTTTCATTTGCGTGTCATGGTGGCGGACGATCACCCAGTCACGTTGTTCGGCATTGCCCACTCGCTGCAGGGGGCCAGCGGCATCCAGGTAACCGGGACAGCCTCGAATTCCACGGAACTGGTCGATGCGCTCGGCAAGCAGCCTTGCGATGTGCTGGTGCTCGACTATGTCATGCCGGATGGCAAGTACGGCGACGGACAGGCACTCATCTCGATGATCTTGCGGCGGTTTCCCGAGGTGCGCATCGTGACCATCACCATGGTGGACGATCCAGCGGTGCTGCGCGCCATCCAGACGCTTGGCGTGACCTGCATACTGAGCAAGTCCGATGCCATGGCGCATATCGTCACCGCTGTGCATGCCGCCTATACCGGCGGGCAATACGTGTCGCCCAGCGTTGTTGCCTTGTTCGAAGATCAGGAGGACCCCGGTGCCACGCGCAAGCTGAGTGTCCGGGAGGCGGAAATCGTGAGATTGTTCCGGGCAGGCTACAAGGTGGGCGAGATTGCTGCCCAGCTGCATCGTAGCAAGCAGACCATCAGCTCGCAAAAGGTGGCGGCAATGAAAAAGCTCGGGGTCACGCGCGATGCGGATCTGATCCGCTACAGCGGCGACGAGATGCAGCCTGAGCCGGAAGGTGGGCAAGAGCAAGCGTGACGCCGGCGCGCCTGAGCGCCTGATGGATACAACAGAAGCGCAATGATATCAACTTCACCGTGAAACTGAAGCCCTTTGTCAGGCGCCGCATTTCCCGTGGCCGCCGCGACTTCAATCCTGAGTGGATGAAGCGGTATCAGCTTACCCTGCTGTACGTCGGTGGTGCCGCACTCTCGGCTTTCATCCTGCTGTGCTCGTTGTTGGCCTTGCGCATGGCGGTCAGTGACTACAATGCGGCGGCGCGCGCTGGCTTTCGGATACAGGAAACCAGGCTCCTGGTCAGCATGACCAGGGCCAGCGCGGTTCTGATGCGAGGCACGGCCAATGTGGAAAGCATGTGGGACCGCCAGGCGCTACCGTCGGCAGCCCTGCGTGAACAGTATCTCGCCAACAACGGTCAACTGCGGGTCATCAAGGATTCGGGCCGCCGGGTCTATGCCGTGGCAACCGAGGTCAGCGACGCCCGGCCCGCATCGAGCTTCTTGCCGCTTCTGGCATTGATGGAGAAACAACTCAAGCCCAGAATCGTGCGCAAGCGCACTCCCGGGCTTTCCGCGAACACCTATTTCCTTTCCGTGCAAGGGGATTTCCTGGCCATGCTGCTCCGGTCGGAAAGCGGCGACGCTGCACCACTGTCCCGCCTGCCCGATGCGCTCGCATTGTTCAGGCAGGCCTGGCCGGACGTCGTCAGCCTCACGCAGGCCGCGGTAGCCCATCCCCAAGCCGCGCCGGCGGACGTGATCTGGCTGGCGCCGCAACTTGATCCGCTCTCGGGCGAACTGGTGGTCCGCCTCGCGCAGTTCCTGTTCGACAGCGACAACAGGCCGCTGGCCATCGTGGTCGCCACCAGGCATCCGGGCCAACTCCTGAATGGCCTGCAGAATCCGGACGACGGGGGCGAGTTCGCCATTCTCGACGGGCAGGGCAAGTTGCTGTTGACGCCTGGCGCGGAGCGCAGCGCCTTCATCAGCCGTGTGGCTGCCACGCATACCGTTGGGCCGCCGCCGGGCGTGCAACAGACCTTCAAGGATGGCATCTTCCAGATCAGCAAGCGCCTTGCGGAGACGGACTGGACGCTCGTTTATGCTTATACGCCGTACACGATCCTGGCTGGCCTGAAGTATCGCCTGCTGACGATCAGCGCCCTTGCCCTGGTGGGATGGTTGTTGCTGTGGGTCCGCATTGTCATCTTTCGCCGCGATATCCTCCTGCCGTCGTATGAGCGCGCGGTGCGCCTGAAGGAGAGCCAGAAGCTCAACCGTGTGCTGATCCATACCGCGCCGGTGGGCCTTAGCCTGCTTGCGCTGGCGGATGGCAGTGTGATCGTGGACAACAACGTGATGGCCCGGTATGCCGAGCAGGCTGGTGCGCCGCCGCTGCACCAGCGCATGTGGGAACTCTATTGCCGCGCGTCGCAAGCGCGTGCGGACCGCCCGAGCAGGAACCGGCCGTTGGTCGGACAGGAGCTGACCATCGGGGCGGGCACGCATGCCTTGACGCATCTGCTGGTGAACTTCACCCATGTCAGGTATCGAGGGGAGGCGGCTCTGCTTTGCGCGTT comes from the Cupriavidus basilensis genome and includes:
- a CDS encoding fimbrial protein, with the translated sequence MFPRLPKVKIPAMQRFPQIPQGLTAHLIPACVLVVVASISPKALAMTDLTAFGTTLNLPSTLPEGTVISRYTIALSQLCGALPSCEIAAISLWPNGGSTIHSGPLIETNVSGISSRLLMNGRPVSRFDYKTGATVIANSPLEVQLVRDGRPLSPGSLAGQQNGNPGYFGLCLPYVWANPGQACLFGHPGFAIVLKATIRLINGTCSTPDQSVTLPPMVVHKLKGVGSTGDMSGTKGFELRFNNCPPGFARIGYVLSPTAGTAPAFAGALPVDGGTTAKGVAIQITGKDGAPATFNQRLPLAAYSSSTGGSYSVPMNARYIQTEATVTPGTISGMMSVLVDYQ
- a CDS encoding fimbrial protein, with product MKTKILAITLATAGLMTAAGSAQAADGMINFTGSVIASTCKINGGTNDLAVALPKVSTSTLAKAGATAGRTPFVLSLTGCTVSKDAPTKVAVSFEPGTTVNADTGRLKLQGADAAANVEIGILNDQSLPIKVGAASTDQNSQIVDIDGTTGIAKLSYAAEYTATGVATAGSANSFVQYTLMYP
- a CDS encoding fimbrial protein, whose protein sequence is MSNAKSQELREIGMNILEAPGSAAGSYAYANRLSKWLLRLALVFQAAAHAQASRIKLASPDSTKRDPNRGAAWEREMFPRLPEVKIPAMQQFHQIPRGLTARLIPAFVLVVVASISPKALATTDMTAFGATLNLPSTLPAGTVISRYTIPVSQFCGASPSCAVAAVSLWPNGASTLNPGPLIVTNVSGISTRLLINGQPVSSFGHKTGNTLILRSPLEVQLVRDARPLSAGSLAGQQNGRPGYFSLCVPYDVPISGSACYASHPGLSIVLKATVRLINGTCSTPDQSVALPAMVVHKLKGVGSTGDMSGTKGFELRFNNCPPGFARIGYTLSPTGGAAPAFAGALPVAGGTTAKGVAIQITGKDGAPATFNQRLPLAAYSASTGGSYSVPMNARYIQTEATVTPGTISGMMAVLVDYQ
- a CDS encoding response regulator transcription factor; protein product: MIADDTPLILDGLKCALNSISTINVLASCESSSELFGALSDTDCDVVVTNYSIRGDEYGDGADGLSYVSRLRRLHPNAKIVILTRHKQPAIIKSVLALGVSAIVGRHDDATEVITAIHVSASGGQYISPRVRLALACLQSNIDRSQPLSARETEVMRLYISGMTVGEIAVLLKKGKQTISCQKMSAMRKLGIKSNVDLIKYGHDINHSQH
- a CDS encoding molecular chaperone — its product is MTLSIPKSKLSRMMALVSASIACASIATTAAAAVVVSGTRLVFPSQEREMTLKVTNDGRLPSLVQTWIDTGTENDSPDKIDVPFTLTPTMFRVEPGKGQTLRIIYTNEPLPTDKESLFWINVLDVPPKPAAEDERNRLQVAFRTRIKMMYRPQGLPGKAEEAPALLKWHIARDPEANQYVLKTVNPSPYVVSLGSVQLKMGGKTFDAGMGYVLPGASQKFPITGLESAPAADATVEFSSIDDWGGNKNAQVPVAIDPRH
- a CDS encoding fimbria/pilus outer membrane usher protein, with product MPPIQRPNSDIGHMPQLRPICALLLTGLAGWQSNANADGGTPEPFQIAQAQSTPLEFESGFLNNSGGTVDLSKFQRSNIVPPGTYSVDIYVEQNWVGRASVPFKAVTGSADAQPCFNEALLKQAGVNLGKLPHHVKATFADPDACVRLGQAIPDASTSFDFGEQRLNLSIPQISLVRNARGYVSPDQWDAGVPVGMVGYNANVYSTKSQGGNAQTQGYLGLNIGANLGSWHFRHDGSYNLDDKGRQKYQNVATYLQRNLPSLSSQLIIGESYTSGDLFDSTQFRGVRIASDDRMLPDSLRGYAPVVRGVANSNARVSISQNGVKLYETTVAPGAFEIDDLYPTGYGGDLRVTVTEADGSVHSFSVPYAAVPLSLRPGTSRYSVVAGAVRNQQSSKNPLFTQGTWQHGFTNLLTGYGGITVAEGYVSVMAGGVLNTSYGALGADVTQARTSIPGVKRFDGSSVRVSYAKNVVATGTNISIAAYRYSTAGFFGLNDAMLAREQAERGLSIDTVYRQRNRASLTLNQRLGERGGNLNATASTATYWNRSGSDVSYSVGYSNAYKNLSYSVSATRQRNSGGQMSTLYYVGLTIPLGGKTPGTVTGSLLRDTAGRTQLQSSVSGSSGVDNNLSYGLNANHANGRGGSTTTGGANVMYRAPNVELGASVSGGADYQQASVSARGAMVGHPGGITLSQPLSETFAIVEAPGAEGARVTNASGVRIDSRGYAIVPYLTPFNMNTVELDPKGLSTDVELKETSQRVAPLAGSVPMLKFATESGRSALIQPRRPNGQPLPFGATVLNERGKEVGSVGQMGKIFARGLESQGELTVRWGKDESSVCHVPYNLPERKKQKGLQPLQRIDAACADGATRPNYASNQVRR
- a CDS encoding EAL domain-containing protein, whose product is MFAGQGEHHVEGCTDGAKALQRLGECPFDLVVTGLNVAGVDGIQIIQSLPVSALAPALVITSTAPRPILVGARKVAESRGIPVMATLPKPLTQQGVNAALGAYSESVKRVRPALPGNTLEFHRNALIAAMENGEMQAWFQPKYALVDDLGHAAEALARWEHPKFGLLLPGAFLSAIEREGLEDRLLQTMLAQTLAAQQDWMAAGLDIAVSVNLTTRLLDDPELPDRLHAQVKAANGDPRRICFELTEDSMEAQESNYYAGACRLRMHGFGLAQDDFSSGFSSFYRLVATPFTELKLDGSMIKDAIMIDAFRAALSSVVQLGRKMGLTVVAEGVETEAQLRLLQEFGCHRAQGFLISPAIQRDAIARFFRAS
- a CDS encoding response regulator codes for the protein MDDFHLRVMVADDHPVTLFGIAHSLQGASGIQVTGTASNSTELVDALGKQPCDVLVLDYVMPDGKYGDGQALISMILRRFPEVRIVTITMVDDPAVLRAIQTLGVTCILSKSDAMAHIVTAVHAAYTGGQYVSPSVVALFEDQEDPGATRKLSVREAEIVRLFRAGYKVGEIAAQLHRSKQTISSQKVAAMKKLGVTRDADLIRYSGDEMQPEPEGGQEQA